Within the Maledivibacter sp. genome, the region GCGATACGGGATCATTAAGTTATTTAAATGTATTTGACAATGTTATTGATATGGATAATGGAGCCTTCGTAATAGATGTAAAAAATAAAACTTCCGATGAAATTGAAAAAATAATTGAAAACAGAAGCTATACTTCATTATTTTAATGATAAATGAAGCATGGGAAGGCCTTTAATTTTGATATGTATAAATTAACTGTTTAACTGGAATATCTATATAGATTTCCAAAAGCTAAACTTAATTTATACATCTCAAAATATCCGATGATTCTAGGGATTTTTGATGTGTATAAATTAACTGTTTAACTGGAATATCTATAGATTTCCCAACATGAAAAAGAGCAGCTAACTCAGATTAAACTGCTCTTTTTTTGAATCCTTCTCATTTTGAAATTTGCATAGACCAAAGTATATTGCACTTGAAATAGTTTCAGCCATATTCATTACTAAGCTTAGCCGTGTATTTTGAAGCACAATATATTCCATGAAGCCTCCTAGATTAACTATTCCGGTTATATGGATATCTCCAACAGCAGGTAAATTCTTTTTGACTCCAGCTCCAGGCTTTATAGGGCCTTGAGATACTGTTAAGTAACCTACCCTATCTACCTTACCTAGACAAGCATCGATTGCAACCACAAAAGGGTTTTTATGGGAAGCATAGATTGTTTTAATGCTTTCATCAAGATTTTTAGCATGGACAGGTTCATCAAGGGTTCCATAAACATGAACATCCTTAAATCGTTTTAGCACTTTTTTCATTTTGTATCCACTTAGGGGGCCTAAAGAATCACCGGTAGATCTATCTGTACCTATGCATAGTATGACTATTTCCCCATGATTATTACTATAGGAATCCTTGAGATGGGATAAAAACATATCAGAAAAATATGATGTGGCCAAGGGTGTCTCAATATTTATAGTGTTATTTGAAAGATTTGATGTCAAATTCAAGCTAATGCCCCTTCCTTAAAAATATAGTTATTTACAAAAAGTTTTCCCCCTATGAAGAAAAAAATACATGAAAAAACTATTTATATAATAGATATGACGATTGAAAAAAATATATACATGATTGATGATATAAACAATTTGTAGTAATATAAAAAAAAGAATGTAGGGGGGATAGTAATGCCTACAAAAGAATTGTTGAATAGAAATAAAATATTTTATGAAGCATGGAAGTCATTCATTACAAAGGGAATATTGGAAAAGAAAAATTTAAGAGATTTTATAGCAGAGTCATGGACGAGAAGTAGGGAATATGGTGTAGACCCTTTCGCAGAAAAGGCTGAAATAGATTTAGATGAAGAAGAAATTAATAAGAGATATGAGGAGTTTAAGGCACTGTTTAAAACAGCCAAACCATTTATGGACAGTCTTTATAAAATAGTGGGAGGCTCTGGCTTGCTTGTTAGATTAACAGATAAAGATGGGTATGTTCTTGAATGTATAGGAGATAAGAATTTAATGTCCAAATATGGTATGTTAAATATGGATAAGGGGTGTAATGTAAGAGAAGAGGTAATAGGAACCAATGCAATAGGGACTGCTTTATATACTGGCAAGCCCATTCAGGTAATTGGAGCTGAGCATTTTTGCAAACAATATCATAGCTGGAGTTCTTCGGCTTGTCCAATCAGAAATGATAGGGGTGAGATGTTGGGGATACTAAGTATGACAGGGGATTTTGAGAAGGTTCACCCCCATACCCTAGGAATGGTTGTGGCCTCAGCTGAAGCAATTGAAAATCAGCTGAAGCTAGATCTTACTAATAAACAATTGGAAATTACAAATAAGCATTTTCATGCAATAATGGAATCAATATCAGAAGGATTAATTTGTATAAATAAGGAAGGGACAATAACCGATATAAATTTATTTGCTAGAAAGCTTTTATCACTAAGGGAAAAGGATATAGTGGGGAAAAATATTAACATCATAATATGTGAAGACTATAGCCATAGAATAAAAAGGGCAATAAAGAGGGGAAGGAAGTTTGAGGAAGAAGAAACCTATTTCAAATTAAAAAAGGGTAAAAAGTTATCGTGTATTTCAACAATGACGCCTATAAGTGATCCGGATACCAATAGACTGGAAGGAGTTGTTATAACCTTTAAAGAGGTTAAGGTTATCCATAGTCTAGTAAATAAAATAGTTGGAGCTGAGGCAAGATTTAAGTTTAGTGATATACTTGGTGAAAGTGATAAAATCAAGGAAGTAATCGATTTGGCGAAAAAATGTTCACAGCATAGTACAACTGTTTTACTTCATGGAGAAAGTGGTACTGGAAAAGAATTATTTGCTCAGTCCATACACAATGCCAGCTCTAGAAGAAATAAACCCTTCATATTTCTTAATTGCGGAGCTATACCAAGGGAGCTTGTAGCAAGTGAACTATTTGGATATGTTGAAGGAGCATTTACTGGAGCCAAAAGAGGAGGTCATCCAGGAAAATTTGAATTAGCTGATGGGGGAACAATATTTTTAGATGAGATAGGGGATATGCCCCTAGATGCTCAAACTAATCTTCTTAGGGTTCTTGAAACCAGAGAAGTGGTTAGAGTTGGTGGGCATGAGGTTATTCCAGTGGATGTTAGAGTTATAGCAGCAACTCATAAGGATTTAGAGAAGGAAGTTGAGCTTGGAAACTTTAGACAAGACCTTTATTATAGATTGAATGTAATGCCTATTAAAATACCTCCACTAAGGGAAAGAAAAGAGGATGTAAGGCTTTTTAGTGACTATTTTATAAATAGGTATTCAGGTAAAATGAATAAAAAGGTAAAGGGTATAAATGATAGCTTCTACAGGGGCTTAATGAGTTATAACTGGCCAGGAAATGTGAGGGAACTACAGAATGTAATGCAGCAAATAATAAATATTTTGGATAATGGTGAAATTCTAAGCTATAAATACCTACCCAATTATATGAAAACAAATAATATGACAGAATCATTAGGAATAAGGGATAAATTACTTTCTTTAGAAGCTGTTGAGAGAATTACCATAGAAAAAACCATCAGAGAAGTAGGAGGAAATATTGCTTTAGCATCCAGACATTTAGGTATAAGTAGAAGTTCTTTATACAGAAAAATATATAAATATGAACTTAAACATGTACTAGAATAGGACATGTGTTTCAAAATAGAACATATTAGGACTTGCCATTTTAAAAAAACTGTAGCAAAACGAAACACTTTTATTCTAAAGGAGATTGTTATCTAATAACAATCTCCTATTTTATTGGTAAAGAAATATATAATTCAGTGAAATGAGGGGATACATCAAGGAAAAAAATATTGGCATGAAATTTGCGAATATAAATTAGTGGTTTTGAGGTTGAGTTATTTTGCTTTTAATTTGGAGGTAGCCATGGAAAGAGATAATATATTTTTCAAAGTATTTATTTTATATATGTTTTTTTGGATTGTCCTAGGTGAAAAAGTAGATTTTCAGATCACATTAGCAGGTATATTTGTTATATCAATGGTACTTATATGGAATTTCGGGAAAAGTAGCATATGCTACAAAGGAAAACGTTACCTAAATTATAAAAGAGGAAAGCTTTTTGTTAGTTATTTGTTTCTTCTGATGAAGGAAATAGTTATAGCAAGCCTTCAAGTAGCCAAAATAGTTTTGAGCAGAGAACTAAATATAAGTCCACAAGTTATAAAATTTGAAACTAGATTAACGGGAAATTTATATAAAACTATTTTAGCGAATTCCATAACATTAACGCCTGGAACTTTAACCATAGAAGTAAATGATAATGAATTTACTGTTCACTGTATTTCAAAAAATCAGATAGATGATGTAGTTAATTCAAAGTTTGAGAAATTACTTTTAAAGATAGAGGAGCAGTCATGATGATAGAGAAGCTATTGGTTTTTGCATCAATTTTCTTAAGTATAACAATATTATTATGTACCATTAGGGCTGTAAAGGGACCAGGGCCTGCTGATAGGCTTATTGCCATAAATGTTATAGGAACAAAGACAGTGGTTCTAATATCTATTATTTCCTATATATTAAAGGAAACCTATTTTTTAGATGTAGTTATTGTGTATGCACTTATAAGTTTTATAGCTTCTATAGTGATATCAAGGCATATTCAGGCTGATAGGAGGTAAAACTATGAAAACTATCCTTATATGGATTACTTTAACTGGAGGGCTATTCTTTCTATTAGTTGGAACCATAGGAATATTGAGATTTCCAGACCTATATACCAGAGTCCATAGTGCTGCAAAGTGTGATACATTAGGGGCAATCCTTTGCTTGTTTGCATTAATGCTTTATAGTGGGTTCAATTTTTCAAGCTTAAAGCTATTGTTAACCATAGTGTTTCTATGGATAACGGCACCAACTGCGACTCACTTGATAGCAAAGGCCTATTATGATGGAAATAATCAGAAATAAGGCATATGCAAAAAATAAATAAGTCATTTCACTTGCTATCTGAATTATTTATCTTCGTTATCGTTTCCTTACATATGCCCAATATCCTCGATTACGATGCCTGGAAAATAATCCAGAGTCCCCTATAAACTGACCTATTTCTTTCATATGCCTAAGTAAATGGAGTGAGAAAGTAATGAATATATTCACCATAATCATGCTTATATTTTTAATTGGATGTTCTATAGCAGTATCAGCTATAAAGAACTTATTAGGTGCTGTTATAGTTTTTATGGCATACAGCCTTGTTATGGCCATCCTATGGCAGCAGCTTAATGCACCGGATCTTGCCATAACTGAGGCAGCAGTAGGAGCGGGAATAACCACTCTTTTATTTGTTCTCACCTTAAAGAGAATTAGAGGTGATAAGTAAATGAAGAAAATAGCTGCAATTACTTTAACTGTAATCATAATTTTAATTTTACTTATAGGAGTTAATGAACTACCTGTATTTGGTAAAGAAAATAATCCAGCTAATAATTATGTGGCCCATAGGTATATAGAAAAAGCAGTAGAGGAGACGGGGGCATTAAACATAGTTACTGGAATCATTTTAGACTATAGAGCATTTGATACCTTCGGAGAAGCTACTGTGCTGTTTACAGGTATTATATCCGTTCTTATTGTACTAAAAAATTCAGGCAGAGGTTAATATATTTTTGATATTATAAATGTGTGTTAAACCCATATTTAGTGGTGGAGAAGCCACATATGTTTTCTTCCAGTTCCTCCTATAAACCAGTTTTTCATCTTAATAGTAAAAGGACAAAACAGGTTTATAAAGGGAACTTTCATAAAACATATGTGTCTTCTCTAGCAGACTATGTTATTTCTTAAAATATTCATGCTTAAATATTAAATGAGGAAATTGCATAACTCTGACTTGGCTAAACCTAATATGCGAATATCATCCTTGATTTAATTGCTTAAGATATAAGCATATTTGATGGTATAGCTTCGGAGATTTTAAAACTATATATAGTAGATGATTTTTATAGAAAGTAATTATGCAATTTGCTCAAATGATATATTATGATCCTGTTATGGAATTAAACAAATTGGTGGAGGTTTAGATGAATAACATTGTTTTAATAGAAATAGGCAAGATTATTATACCCTTTATACAGATATTTGGTATTTATATAATCCTTTTCGGACATTTATCACCTGGAGGTGGGTTTGCAGGTGGAACTATTATTGGAACAAGTTTAATACTATATAGGATAATATTTGGTGAAGAACAGGCCAGAGAAAAATTAAGCTATAAAGGGCTTATGGAATTGATATGCGGGTCACTTATATTTTATGGAGTTTTAAAGGGGTATAGCTTTATAACAGGAGGGGCCCATATACATGCCCCTCAAATACCCCCAGGCAAACCAGGAGATATTTTATCAGGGGGATATCTTCTTCCATTGAATATTGCAGTTGGTATAGTTGTATCGGTTACAATATATTTTTTATTTTGTTTGTTTAATGAAGGAGAAATATAGCTATGGAAGGATTACTAACTAATTATGTTGAAACGGCTTCAATAATATTGTTTGGAGTAGGATTTGTTACTTTGCTCCTGCATAGTAATCTTATTAAAAAGATTATTGGGATGAACATAATGGATACAGCTATATTTCTATTCTTTATTTCAAAGGGATATATATTTGGAAAGGAAGCACCCATAATAAGGGGAGTTCATAGGGGGATTCATGGATATGTAAATCCAGTGCCCACTGCATTGATGCTTACTGGAATAGTAGTGGCAGTAAGTATAACGGCCTTTGCATTGGCATTAACGATAAGGCTATATGAGAAGTATGGAACCATAGAACTAGATGAAATCATGAAAATAAGGGGTGAATAGAATGAATATAGCTAGAAGCTTTCCTCTTGGAATCATATTACTTTTATTTATGGGTGCATTTATTATGCCTATGCTTAAGAAAAAGACCTATGCTAAAGTTTTTAGCCTAATGACATTGGGGATATCATCGTTACTATCGGTTATTACATTAACATATGTGAGCAGATATGGTTCGTTTTTTTATAGGGTTGGTCATTGGGATTCACCATGGGGAATAGAACTAAATATAGGTATTTTAGAAGCTATGATTTCATTATTATTTACCATAATAGCATTTTTAATATCATGGTATTCAATCTATACCGTTGAGGGAGAAATAAAGGATAACAAGATATCTTTCTATTATACCCTTATAAATGTACTGGTTGGAGCCTTGCTCGGTATAGTATATACAAATGATTTATTCAATGCCTTTGTTTTTATAGAAATAAGCACTATAGCTGCTTGCGGAATAATAGTTGTTAAGGATAAAAAAGAAAATATAAAGGCTACTCTTAAATACTTGATATTAAGCAGTGTAGGCTCGGGTTTAGTACTAATGGGAATAGCTTTTATTTATTCAATAACGGGGAACTTAAACATGACATTTATCCATAAGGAGCTTATTGTAAGCTTTATGTCATATAGGAATAGCATATTGATTGCACTAGGATTATTTACAATAGGATTAGGGGTGAAAAGTGCCATGTACCCACTTCATGTATGGCTGCCTGATGCCCATTCAAATGCCCCCTCAAGCTCAAGTGCAATTCTTTCAGCTTTGGTACTTAAGGCCTATGTGATTTTATATATGAAGATATTATATAGAATGTTTGGATACGAGATAATGGGGGGGTTCAAGGGATTACTGCTCATGGTTTTAATACTTGGCAGCCTAGGTATGATAATGGGATCAATATCGGCAATACTTCAAAAAGACATTAAGAGGGTAATTGCTTATTCAAGCGTGGCTCAAATGGGATATATATTTTTTGGAATAGGACTTGGTAATTCCCTGGGACTAATAGCTGCTATTTTTCATATGTTGAACCATGCTGTTATCAAATCAGCATTATTCTTGGCCGTAGGTTCAATGATAGAAAAATCGGGGGAAAAAAAGCTTGCAGGCTTAAGGGGTATAGGTAAGGAAATGCCAATAACCCTAGGTATATTTACAATAGGAGCCCTTTCCATGGTAGGTATACCTATACTTCCGGGATTTATTAGTAAATTTAATTTTGCAATAGCCAGTATCCAAGGAGGAAAAAGTATTTTTATAATTGTTATATTAATAAGCAGTTTGTTAAATGCACTATATTATTTTCCGATAGTCATTAATGGATATTTTGGTGAGGAAAATCTAGAAGGTAAAGAATTTAAATCAAAGGAAAAGACATTAAAGGAATTGATGCCAATACTTATCCTAATTATAGGGGCCCTATATTTAGGAGTCACATCAAATAAAATAATAGACCTAATCAGTAAGGGGCTAGAAATGTTTTAATAAACTAAGAAATCATTAACATTAACCTCAATCTTAATCTTAATTACGGAGGTAAAGAGCTTTGAAGAATTTTTTGATACTTGTTCCTATATTGTTTCCACAAATAGCTGCACTGACAATGACAGCCATAAAATTTAAAAATAGTAAAGGAAGAAATATATATATCGGAGCTGTTATAACACTAAATCTTTTATTTATCATAACTTTATTGTCTATTAATCAATCCATGGGCTTTCATCTTATTAAGATAAACAATCTATTGGATATATATTTTAAAATAGATAAGCTTGGGATATTGTTTGTTTTATTGGCATCTACACTATGGATATTTACGGCTTTTTATTCCTTCGCCTATATGCCCCACGAAGGAAATGAAGAAAGATTCTTTTTATACTTTATGTTAACATTAGGGGTTACTGTGGGAATAGGGTTTTCAGGAAACCTATTTACTTTATATATTTTCTATGAATATTTAACTCTAGCAACCTTTCCCCTTGTAATACATAGTGGGAGTAAGGAGGCACTTAGAGTTGGAAGAAAATATTTAACTTACTCCTTTGGGGGAGCCACATTAGCTCTTTTGGGGATTATTTTAATATTTACTTTAACTAATAGCGTAACCTTTGTAGAGTTTGGTATATTACAAGGCTTAGATTTAACCAATAAGGAGTTATTATTAGCAATATATATGATAATGTTCATTGGTTTTGGAGTGAAAGCCGCATTAGTACCCCTACATTCGTGGCTTCCAGCAGCAATGGTTGCACCTACTCCCGTAAGCTCACTATTACATGCTGTAGCAGTTGTAAAGTCCGGTATATTTGCTTTGATCAGAGTAAGTTACTTTATATTTGGATCAGAAGTTCTTTATGGGATTGGTGGAAACCATTACATCATCATATTGGTTATACTCACCATCTTGATGGGTTCATT harbors:
- a CDS encoding monovalent cation/H+ antiporter complex subunit F, giving the protein MIEKLLVFASIFLSITILLCTIRAVKGPGPADRLIAINVIGTKTVVLISIISYILKETYFLDVVIVYALISFIASIVISRHIQADRR
- a CDS encoding cation:proton antiporter subunit C, with the translated sequence MEGLLTNYVETASIILFGVGFVTLLLHSNLIKKIIGMNIMDTAIFLFFISKGYIFGKEAPIIRGVHRGIHGYVNPVPTALMLTGIVVAVSITAFALALTIRLYEKYGTIELDEIMKIRGE
- a CDS encoding YkuS family protein, with product MKKTIALSNVSQDIKDVLIEKGYKIVDMSYKGYVDTILYNSDTGSLSYLNVFDNVIDMDNGAFVIDVKNKTSDEIEKIIENRSYTSLF
- a CDS encoding proton-conducting transporter membrane subunit; amino-acid sequence: MNIARSFPLGIILLLFMGAFIMPMLKKKTYAKVFSLMTLGISSLLSVITLTYVSRYGSFFYRVGHWDSPWGIELNIGILEAMISLLFTIIAFLISWYSIYTVEGEIKDNKISFYYTLINVLVGALLGIVYTNDLFNAFVFIEISTIAACGIIVVKDKKENIKATLKYLILSSVGSGLVLMGIAFIYSITGNLNMTFIHKELIVSFMSYRNSILIALGLFTIGLGVKSAMYPLHVWLPDAHSNAPSSSSAILSALVLKAYVILYMKILYRMFGYEIMGGFKGLLLMVLILGSLGMIMGSISAILQKDIKRVIAYSSVAQMGYIFFGIGLGNSLGLIAAIFHMLNHAVIKSALFLAVGSMIEKSGEKKLAGLRGIGKEMPITLGIFTIGALSMVGIPILPGFISKFNFAIASIQGGKSIFIIVILISSLLNALYYFPIVINGYFGEENLEGKEFKSKEKTLKELMPILILIIGALYLGVTSNKIIDLISKGLEMF
- a CDS encoding DUF4040 domain-containing protein → MNIFTIIMLIFLIGCSIAVSAIKNLLGAVIVFMAYSLVMAILWQQLNAPDLAITEAAVGAGITTLLFVLTLKRIRGDK
- the yyaC gene encoding spore protease YyaC, with protein sequence MNIETPLATSYFSDMFLSHLKDSYSNNHGEIVILCIGTDRSTGDSLGPLSGYKMKKVLKRFKDVHVYGTLDEPVHAKNLDESIKTIYASHKNPFVVAIDACLGKVDRVGYLTVSQGPIKPGAGVKKNLPAVGDIHITGIVNLGGFMEYIVLQNTRLSLVMNMAETISSAIYFGLCKFQNEKDSKKEQFNLS
- a CDS encoding proton-conducting transporter membrane subunit, producing MKNFLILVPILFPQIAALTMTAIKFKNSKGRNIYIGAVITLNLLFIITLLSINQSMGFHLIKINNLLDIYFKIDKLGILFVLLASTLWIFTAFYSFAYMPHEGNEERFFLYFMLTLGVTVGIGFSGNLFTLYIFYEYLTLATFPLVIHSGSKEALRVGRKYLTYSFGGATLALLGIILIFTLTNSVTFVEFGILQGLDLTNKELLLAIYMIMFIGFGVKAALVPLHSWLPAAMVAPTPVSSLLHAVAVVKSGIFALIRVSYFIFGSEVLYGIGGNHYIIILVILTILMGSLLALHQDNLKKRLAYSTVSQLGYILLGIVLLNRKALTGGLLHLVNHAVIKITLFFCVGAIYFMTGKKYIHEIKGIGKEMPITMGCFAVSAISLIGIPPTNGFVSKWYLALGGLDENKILFVVILLLSAMLTAGYLLPIVITAFFPGEERNIVKKEPPLSMLIPIIILTGIVIILGLFPNVVLHLIEEIVRAVV
- a CDS encoding sigma 54-interacting transcriptional regulator encodes the protein MPTKELLNRNKIFYEAWKSFITKGILEKKNLRDFIAESWTRSREYGVDPFAEKAEIDLDEEEINKRYEEFKALFKTAKPFMDSLYKIVGGSGLLVRLTDKDGYVLECIGDKNLMSKYGMLNMDKGCNVREEVIGTNAIGTALYTGKPIQVIGAEHFCKQYHSWSSSACPIRNDRGEMLGILSMTGDFEKVHPHTLGMVVASAEAIENQLKLDLTNKQLEITNKHFHAIMESISEGLICINKEGTITDINLFARKLLSLREKDIVGKNINIIICEDYSHRIKRAIKRGRKFEEEETYFKLKKGKKLSCISTMTPISDPDTNRLEGVVITFKEVKVIHSLVNKIVGAEARFKFSDILGESDKIKEVIDLAKKCSQHSTTVLLHGESGTGKELFAQSIHNASSRRNKPFIFLNCGAIPRELVASELFGYVEGAFTGAKRGGHPGKFELADGGTIFLDEIGDMPLDAQTNLLRVLETREVVRVGGHEVIPVDVRVIAATHKDLEKEVELGNFRQDLYYRLNVMPIKIPPLRERKEDVRLFSDYFINRYSGKMNKKVKGINDSFYRGLMSYNWPGNVRELQNVMQQIINILDNGEILSYKYLPNYMKTNNMTESLGIRDKLLSLEAVERITIEKTIREVGGNIALASRHLGISRSSLYRKIYKYELKHVLE
- a CDS encoding Na+/H+ antiporter subunit E, which produces MERDNIFFKVFILYMFFWIVLGEKVDFQITLAGIFVISMVLIWNFGKSSICYKGKRYLNYKRGKLFVSYLFLLMKEIVIASLQVAKIVLSRELNISPQVIKFETRLTGNLYKTILANSITLTPGTLTIEVNDNEFTVHCISKNQIDDVVNSKFEKLLLKIEEQS
- the mnhG gene encoding monovalent cation/H(+) antiporter subunit G, giving the protein MKTILIWITLTGGLFFLLVGTIGILRFPDLYTRVHSAAKCDTLGAILCLFALMLYSGFNFSSLKLLLTIVFLWITAPTATHLIAKAYYDGNNQK
- a CDS encoding MnhB domain-containing protein — encoded protein: MNNIVLIEIGKIIIPFIQIFGIYIILFGHLSPGGGFAGGTIIGTSLILYRIIFGEEQAREKLSYKGLMELICGSLIFYGVLKGYSFITGGAHIHAPQIPPGKPGDILSGGYLLPLNIAVGIVVSVTIYFLFCLFNEGEI